In a single window of the Papaver somniferum cultivar HN1 chromosome 8, ASM357369v1, whole genome shotgun sequence genome:
- the LOC113303301 gene encoding uncharacterized protein LOC113303301, translated as MELPMDCNRDEAIRAMELAERKMNSEDYAGARRMAIRAQKLYPSIENITRMLTVCEVHCSAEFKINDGKDLDWYGILQIEQTANDKTIKQQYRKLALLLHPDKNKFPGARGAFSLISDAQMFLSDQTKRKGFDHRLKLMSSGQQRPSEPQPVRNNCTSSNHASTSTAAQFTSTNARQQNQHQTQSVFGNGQQTFLTACPFCSSTNQSYREKINKAIRCQSCRQPFIPYELNIAAPVSQPPIKTGRAYVVGGAPKPKGKGVNVHAEAATERKGIPAEHEQSGIKNRKRGRNPELKEDYVRCDSGSSFTVEKDADHKAGQNSGLNSGRVTRTTSRQKHDVSCKENVSHDNDLPIGSRQKTTKLDEPGVKVEKNEKKAPPEERTPGYNAGKGKKNGEEVTADGDSYEGPGKVDGEVPDPDFNDFDKDRSETCFAVDQMWAIFDDLDGMPRFYARIKKVFSPFKVGITWLDFVAGDLDETAWSRSALPVACGKFKHEKNDTIEDICIFSHRIVWEKGVRNNCMIYPRKGETWALYKNWNINWSSDPNNHRKYEYELVVVLSDYSQTSGILVARLVKLKGFVCLFKPTKTNGMASFQIPSNENLKFSHRVPSFRTNGQERAGVPEGYFELDPASLPTNLPEVSDFIDVEAGIAEDGKSNGSFNYLSEEKPHQPKKRKNPDEKSTLNESSPGRTRSSNGYYRSANEEPAEKCVLETFSAPDGVTAKAERVSEQVTSVTVDPCVLPESVFYGFEVDKTQDKFQAGQVWALYCELDGLPKYYAQIKKVESTPEFKLNIQWLEAFSPSKGVLRWRDNSKMPTCCGVFSSGEKTEFNDTATFSHHLKGAAAVKRNRYEIYPRKGEVWAIYRNFSSKWSSSDLQTCQYDIGEVAEVDGAMKVLVLEKVSDYKTVFKGRRKSGHESIVEIPRHELLRFSHQIPAVQLTDEKEGTLRGCWELDPKAIPVSFFNSKF; from the coding sequence ATGGAGTTACCAATGGACTGCAACAGAGATGAAGCTATCAGAGCCATGGAATTGGCTGAGAGGAAGATGAACAGCGAGGATTATGCAGGTGCCCGCAGAATGGCTATTAGAGCCCAAAAACTATACCCGAGTATAGAAAATATCACTCGGATGCTAACTGTTTGTGAGGTACACTGTTCTGCTGAGTTTAAGATAAATGATGGGAAGGACCTGGACTGGTATGGTATTCTTCAGATTGAGCAAACTGCTAATGATAAAACCATTAAGCAGCAGTACAGAAAGCTGGCGCTCCTACTTCATCCTGATAAGAACAAATTTCCTGGTGCAAGAGGGGCCTTTAGTTTGATCAGTGACGCACAGATGTTTCTTTCTGACCAGACGAAACGTAAGGGGTTTGATCATAGGCTCAAGTTAATGAGTTCTGGTCAACAGAGGCCTTCCGAACCACAGCCAGTTAGGAACAACTGCACATCTTCTAATCATGCAAGTACTAGTACAGCGGCACAATTCACTAGCACAAATGCTCGGCAGCAAAATCAGCACCAAACCCAATCAGTGTTTGGTAATGGCCAGCAGACATTCTTGACTGCATGCCCTTTTTGTAGCTCAACGAACCAATCttacagggaaaaaataaacAAAGCTATTCGCTGTCAAAGTTGCAGGCAACCTTTTATTCCCTATGAGTTGAACATTGCGGCACCGGTATCACAGCCACCCATAAAGACAGGTAGGGCTTATGTTGTTGGTGGGGCACCTAAacccaaaggaaaaggtgtgaaTGTCCATGCGGAAGCTGCAACAGAAAGAAAAGGTATACCCGCAGAACATGAACAATCAGGTATCAAGAACAGGAAAAGAGGAAGAAACCCTGAATTGAAGGAGGATTATGTTAGGTGTGATAGCGGAAGCAGCTTTACCGTGGAGAAAGATGCTGATCACAAAGCTGGACAGAACTCTGGACTCAACAGTGGTCGTGTTACTCGCACTACATCTCGGCAAAAACATGATGTTAGTTGCAAAGAGAATGTAAGTCATGATAATGACTTGCCTATTGGATCAAGACAAAAAACTACTAAACTCGATGAGCCCGGGGTTAAGGTAGAGAAAAATGAGAAAAAGGCTCCTCCTGAAGAAAGAACACCAGGTTATAATGCTGGAAAGGGCAAGAAAAATGGGGAGGAAGTAACTGCAGATGGTGACAGCTATGAAGGACCTGGAAAAGTGGACGGTGAAGTTCCAGACCCAGATTTTAATGACTTCGACAAGGACAGAAGTGAAACATGCTTTGCAGTTGATCAGATGTGGGCCATTTTTGATGATTTAGATGGTATGCCCAGATTCTATGCACGGATTAAAAAAGTATTTTCACCTTTCAAGGTGGGTATCACATGGTTGGATTTTGTTGCTGGTGATCTAGATGAAACTGCTTGGAGCAGAAGTGCGTTACCTGTTGCTTGTGGGAAGTTTAAACATGAGAAGAATGATACCATTGAAGATATATGTATATTCTCTCATAGGATAGTTTGGGAAAAAGGTGTAAGAAACAATTGCATGATCTATCCCCGAAAAGGTGAAACATGGGCCCTTTACAAGAACTGGAACATTAACTGGAGCTCTGATCCGAACAACCACAGAAAGTATGAGTATGAACTTGTCGTAGTCCTTTCAGATTATTCGCAGACATCTGGCATTTTGGTCGCGCGTTTGGTTAAGTTGAAAGGTTTTGTATGTCTGTTTAAGCCAACTAAAACCAATGGCATGGCTTCCTTTCAGATACCGTCCAATGAAAATTTAAAGTTCTCTCATAGGGTACCTTCATTTAGAACGAATGGTCAAGAACGAGCTGGTGTCCCTGAAGGTTACTTTGAACTTGATCCTGCTTCCTTACCCACTAACCTtcctgaagtttctgattttattGATGTGGAAGCTGGGATAGCGGAGGATGGTAAAAGTAACGGGTCGTTTAATTATTTATCAGAGGAGAAGCCTCATCAGCCGAAGAAGAGGAAAAATCCTGATGAAAAGAGTACCTTAAATGAGAGCTCACCAGGTAGAACTAGGTCTTCAAATGGATACTATAgaagtgcaaatgaagaaccTGCAGAGAAATGTGTTTTGGAAACTTTCAGTGCTCCAGATGGCGTGACAGCCAAGGCAGAGAGAGTTTCGGAGCAAGTTACTTCTGTGACTGTAGACCCTTGTGTGCTTCCGGAGTCGGTATTTTATGGCTTTGAAGTTGACAAAACTCAAGACAAATTTCAAGCTGGTCAGGTATGGGCTTTGTATTGCGAGTTGGATGGCTTGCCCAAGTACTATGCTCAAATTAAGAAGGTTGAATCAACCCCAGAGTTCAAACTGAACATACAATGGCTTGAAGCTTTCTCCCCATCTAAGGGTGTGCTCCGGTGGCGTGACAACAGTAAGATGCCTACGTGCTGTGGTGTTTTCTCTAGTGGTGAAAAGACAGAGTTTAACGATACTGCTACTTTCTCTCATCATTTAAAAGGAGCAGCAGCTGTGAAGAGGAACAGGTATGAGATATATCCAAGGAAAGGGGAGGTGTGGGCGATATACAGGAACTTTAGTTCGAAATGGTCTTCTTCAGACCTCCAAACATGCCAGTATGACATAGGAGAAGTTGCAGAGGTGGATGGTGCAATGAAGGTGTTGGTTCTGGAGAAGGTTTCTGATTATAAGACTGTTTTCAAGGGTCGGAGAAAATCAGGGCATGAATCCATAGTTGAAATACCACGTCATGAATTGCTTAGGTTCTCTCATCAGATTCCTGCAGTCCAGTTGACTGATGAAAAGGAAGGTACACTGCGTGGATGTTGGGAGTTGGATCCCAAAGCAATACCTGTTAGTTTCTTTAATTCTAAGTTTTAA